Genomic segment of Osmia bicornis bicornis chromosome 2, iOsmBic2.1, whole genome shotgun sequence:
ACTTATGCGAAAATAAAGATGGAGATAACGTCTCTTATGCTTTAGAATGCGAAGGCTGTGGATATAAAAACAAGTATATATAAGGTAAATAATTACGTTTGTACGTTTTATAGCGTAATAAATGCTATTAGAATGTGAAGGGCGtattcatttattaacaaattttttagaaGTTATTCCTGTTTTTGCCTGAAGAATGGTTCTATCGTTCTTAAAAATTCTCTTTCAAATACTTCATCGGAAAATCGATTTACAGATGCTCTgaaatattgttaatatttagtaaCTTTGTTCAGAAACATTTTTACAAATCAGTGTGCATATTGTATTTACATACCTGGCAACCATCCTAATTGCAGTCCTCTCTTCTGGATTCATATTAATAATATGTGCTATTATTTTTGCATATTCTTCCGCTTCCGTGGCTAAGAAACCATTCTGAGATCCAGGTTGAGTTACTATTATATCAGctctataaatattttaaattatcatcAAAGTTTTATCTTTGTATTATAACTGTATATTGTATTAATTACATAGTTTTAATAGAATCTTACTTTGGACCACCGGATGCATGAGCTACCATTATTAATCCAGCTGCCATACATTCAACAATGCTAATCCCAAAGTGCTCATTCCACATTGTATGTAAACCAATTGTTGCTCTCTGAAGTTCGGAGGTAAGCTCTGAATACGGTacgtttaatttaaattccaCGTTTTCTTCTAATGCAAAGTGTTTCGATAAATCTTGCATGTCTTTCATGCGAGCTTCATCTTCAAAATTTCGACAGGAACCAATAAGAATTAGTcgaatctgaaaaaattacGTAATATTAGCGTAAAATTACCTTTCCTCACTATTTGTTACTAAGTCATACTAAATTTACCTTCTCCCAAACATCTTCTTTAACGATCGATCTAAGTTCATACATGGCTCTTAACATTAATGGATGATTTTTTTCTGGTCTGAATTGTGCAACTGAAACTATACGAAtactattacatttttcatcaTCATTGAGAAGAGGTAGCGACGTTAAATGTTTCACATCACACGGCGGATAAATTTTATGAGTTTTTAATGGACATTTCCAAATTCTGTTAATGTGTTCTTCAGTCCATGTGGAATTAACCATTATAATTTCAGCTCTACTGCCAACCCAACCATATATCTGAAATCattgttataaattataattttataatgtaattatttaaaaattttcgtgtacatacatatccaaataatttgtaatacaGCAGTTTGGCAGCTGATAAAAATGGATTTCTAGCTACAACTCTGTTATTAGTATGCGAAATCACTCTTCTGTAAATATGTTTTAACATATCAGTTGAAACTGTTGGGTAATGAGTATAGGTTGCTATTCTACATCCACCAATGTATCTAAATAATGGATATGTAAATGCATAACCCATGGTATCAATGTAAATAtctgaaattatatttcataaacattttataatgGTATATGGTGTTTAATATGTGACAAAGGTACTAAAGTTATAAAAAACATGTTCACCTGGAACATAGCCGTTTAAAGCTTCAATGGCTAACCAAACTGATCCTAAACTTTGTCCCAAGAGTGTAAAATAGGGGTACATTGAAGCTTCCACCCATTTTCGTCTATGTAAGTATACAAACTCAATTTTGCGTTCGATTTTATAGTTAAATACTTTTTCTGTTTTACTGATAATTTGTTCCGGATGAGCATCAAGATCTCCAGTATAAATCACTATGTGTACATTGGAATACCTGAAAGAGAATTTacattaatgaaaattatgatatttattaatcaattaactTAAAAGTTTTTGTACCTAGCTTGTATAGCACTGACTGCAGCCCAAAGTACTCTttcaccaccaccaccagAATTACAATATGGATGAAAAAAACCTACAACCGTTTCTTTTTGTGATCTCTCTGCCCgctttttgaaatatttttttctccatattattaaaaaaatcgATAAAAGAAGAAGCAGACATAGTAGTTTACAAACAACAACTATTATCAACGTGTTTAACGACATCGCTATGCGCATcctaaagaaataaaatgttaaatgtaTACACCATGACAACACATGGCCAAAAAATTTGATAAGATAACGTTCTAATGCAAATccaaatcttacataagaaaataaaaattcatgctTAACACATTACTTTAACAGATgtctttttaatattattctgCAGTGTTTTCCACCGTGATTTCTTTATGATTATCATTTATTggttaataaatataaccaCACTTTGAAAGTGACTCATGTGATTGTAATTCACAAGTGTGTACCAGTTCCTATATAAtctgaattaataaaaattcaacgaacaacATTTCTTTAAAATGCAACGTGTGAACATCTGGTgctatatatattttttaattgtctATGTCGACCATGTTATTTGTTGAGCTTTGACAAGGTAACAGCTGTTCAGAGTAGATgtcatttcaaatatttcaagcGTCGAGGCTGAACTCCGAatcggtaaaacagaccaTGTTTAAATTTTGGTCCCAGGTTCCAATCTCATTGGCATGTACCTGAAACTAACCAAAcctttaataatttcagtgATGGTAGTAGGTAGTAGCTTGGTGGAGCACCACTTTGGTGCCACAGTTCGGACAGAAAACCATTGTCTTTGTGCTGTTTGCACTGGCATTTACATAGTTTTTATTCACTTACAAACTGTTATTTGAATCGTGATAAAGTTACCTAAATAAAGTACATTATCATTGTACTTTAAATGCATTATCATTGTAATGACGTTTAAGAACATTCAGCCCGCGGTGTTCTGTATGAAAcagaagaattttttttaacctAACCACATGTTTACGCATATTTTTTGATTGACTAATTGAAAGTGAGTGTATGTTTATAGTTAAGAATAGTAAACGAAAAAGTTTTACCAGTGATGTGTTCCATTACGGTGGTGCATAGTATACGTAAAGTAGTGAATAGATCGAAATACAAGTTACATCTTTTacgttaatgaaaatattcaattcaGTTCTGATCCATTGTGCAATCCA
This window contains:
- the LOC114879247 gene encoding GDP-Man:Man(3)GlcNAc(2)-PP-Dol alpha-1,2-mannosyltransferase isoform X1; the encoded protein is MNFYFLMMRIAMSLNTLIIVVVCKLLCLLLLLSIFLIIWRKKYFKKRAERSQKETVVGFFHPYCNSGGGGERVLWAAVSAIQARYSNVHIVIYTGDLDAHPEQIISKTEKVFNYKIERKIEFVYLHRRKWVEASMYPYFTLLGQSLGSVWLAIEALNGYVPDIYIDTMGYAFTYPLFRYIGGCRIATYTHYPTVSTDMLKHIYRRVISHTNNRVVARNPFLSAAKLLYYKLFGYIYGWVGSRAEIIMVNSTWTEEHINRIWKCPLKTHKIYPPCDVKHLTSLPLLNDDEKCNSIRIVSVAQFRPEKNHPLMLRAMYELRSIVKEDVWEKIRLILIGSCRNFEDEARMKDMQDLSKHFALEENVEFKLNVPYSELTSELQRATIGLHTMWNEHFGISIVECMAAGLIMVAHASGGPKADIIVTQPGSQNGFLATEAEEYAKIIAHIINMNPEERTAIRMVARASVNRFSDEVFEREFLRTIEPFFRQKQE
- the LOC114879247 gene encoding GDP-Man:Man(3)GlcNAc(2)-PP-Dol alpha-1,2-mannosyltransferase isoform X2, yielding MRIAMSLNTLIIVVVCKLLCLLLLLSIFLIIWRKKYFKKRAERSQKETVVGFFHPYCNSGGGGERVLWAAVSAIQARYSNVHIVIYTGDLDAHPEQIISKTEKVFNYKIERKIEFVYLHRRKWVEASMYPYFTLLGQSLGSVWLAIEALNGYVPDIYIDTMGYAFTYPLFRYIGGCRIATYTHYPTVSTDMLKHIYRRVISHTNNRVVARNPFLSAAKLLYYKLFGYIYGWVGSRAEIIMVNSTWTEEHINRIWKCPLKTHKIYPPCDVKHLTSLPLLNDDEKCNSIRIVSVAQFRPEKNHPLMLRAMYELRSIVKEDVWEKIRLILIGSCRNFEDEARMKDMQDLSKHFALEENVEFKLNVPYSELTSELQRATIGLHTMWNEHFGISIVECMAAGLIMVAHASGGPKADIIVTQPGSQNGFLATEAEEYAKIIAHIINMNPEERTAIRMVARASVNRFSDEVFEREFLRTIEPFFRQKQE